From the Eleutherodactylus coqui strain aEleCoq1 chromosome 7, aEleCoq1.hap1, whole genome shotgun sequence genome, one window contains:
- the LOC136573162 gene encoding 17-beta-hydroxysteroid dehydrogenase 13-like, translated as MNIVLEILLLLLTTIFSYLEALVNLFLPVKRKSVSGEIVLITGAGHGIGRATAAEFAKLQSVLVLWDINKNGVEETAAQCRKIGAKVYTYVVDCSKREDISKAADQVKQEVGDVNILINNAGVVSCADLLSLQDSQIQRIFEVNVLAHFWTTRAFLPSMMKKNHGHIVTIASLAGSIGVPFLVDYCSTKFAAVGFHKALTAELAALKISGIKMTCLCPTFVDTGFVKNPSSSFSPVLVTEDVAKTLVDGILINKKMICIPSFASLSAVLEVLLPERAQRALNAFQGVKFDAKVRCLDKDKQT; from the exons ATGAATATTGTCTTAGagatcctgctgctgctgcttactACCATCTTCTCATACTTGGAGGCTCTGGTGAACTTATTCCTCCCCGTGAAAAGGAAATCCGTGAGTGGAGAGATCGTCCTGATCACAGGTGCCGGGCACGGCATAGGGAGGGCCACAGCGGCAGAGTTTGCCAAACTTCAAAGTGTCCTGGTCCTATGGGATATTAATAAG aATGGTGTTGAAGAAACTGCTGCACAATGCAGAAAGATTGGAGCCAAAGTCTATACTTATGTGGTGGACTGCAGCAAACGTGAGGACATCAGTAAGGCTGCTGACCAG GTGAAACAAGAAGTAGGAGATGTTAATATCCTCATAAATAATGCTGGCGTTGTGTCCTGTGCCGACCTGCTGTCACTGCAGGATAGTCAGATTCAGAGGATATTTGAAGTCAATGTGCTTGCTCACTTCTGG ACCACGCGAGCCTTCCTGCCATCAATGATGAAGAAAAATCACGGGCACATTGTGACTATCGCTTCATTAGCTGGATCTATTGGGGTTCCATTTTTGGTGGACTATTG CTCTACTAAGTTTGCTGCAGTCGGATTCCATAAAGCTCTGACCGCTGAGCTCGCAGCACTGAAGATCTCCGGCATAAAGATGACCTGTCTTTGTCCTACTTTTGTGGATACTGGTTTTGTAAAAAATCCATCCTCAAG cttttcccCCGTGTTAGTTACTGAGGATGTAGccaagacattggtggatggtaTTTTAATTAATAAGAAGATGATTTGTATCCCGTCATTTGCGTCACTGTCTGCAGTATTAGAAGT GTTGTTACCGGAACGCGCTCAGAGGGCTCTCAATGCATTCCAAGGAGTGAAGTTTGATGCTAAAGTACGGTGTTTGGACAAGGACAAGCAGACTTAA